One Brassica napus cultivar Da-Ae chromosome A1, Da-Ae, whole genome shotgun sequence genomic region harbors:
- the LOC106355969 gene encoding uncharacterized protein LOC106355969: MADDHSLLSKDSFVMKLPKQSSLVLRMVVLFFVMVCTVYICSICLKQIGVSPNYGFLNVEVFERPCPEPNIEPWDIPFLHYPKPNTYNRDECSCQPVRYFAIISMQRSGSGWFETLLNNHTNISSNGEIFSNKDRRANVSTIFETLDKVYNLDWLSSASKNECTSAVGFKWMLNQGLMKHHEEIVEYFKTRGVSSIFLFRRNLLRRMISVLANTYDRDAKLLNGTHKSHVHSPKEAEILAGYKPMVNTTLLLTELKKIQETTLKALAYFNTTRHILLHYEDVVEKRIVRLDDVQEFLKVPKRELKSRQVKIHLGSLSQHVQNWEEVQTTLKGTSFENFLRQDF, from the exons ATGGCCGACGATCATTCTTTACTCTCCAAG GATAGTTTTGTCATGAAGCTTCCTAAACAGTCCTCACTTGTATTAAGAATGGTCGTTCTCTTCTTTGTAATGGTGTGCACTGTGTACATTTGCTCGATTTGTCTCAAGCAAATTGGAGTCAGCCCAAACTATGGTTTCTTGAACGTTGAAGTCTTTGAGAGGCCTTGTCCTGAGCCTAACATCGAGCCATGGGACATTCCATTCCTGCATTACCCTAAACCAAACACATATAACAG GGACGAATGTTCTTGCCAACCGGTTAGGTACTTTGCGATTATCTCCATGCAGAGATCTGGTAGTGGCTGGTTTGAGACTTTACTTAACAATCATACTAACATAAGCTCCAACGGAGAGATCTTTTCTAATAAAGATAGGAGGGCTAATGTTTCAACCATTTTCGAGACACTTGACAAAGTCTATAACCTAGACTGGTTAAGTAGTGCCTCTAAGAATGAGTGTACTTCCGCAGTTGGCTTCAAGTGGATGCTTAATCAG GGTCTGATGAAACACCATGAAGAAATAGTAGAATACTTCAAAACCAGAGGCGTCTCTTCAATTTTTCTCTTCAGAAGAAACTTACTACGCCGCATGATATCAGTACTCGCGAACACTTATGACAGAGACGCTAAGCTATTAAACGGGACTCACAAGTCTCACGTCCATTCTCCCAAAGAAGCTGAGATACTTGCGGGTTACAAGCCAATGGTCAACACAACACTTTTGTTAACAGAGCTGAAGAAGATACAAGAAACGACTCTGAAAGCATTGGCTTACTTTAATACCACTCGACATATCCTTTTGCATTACGAAGATGTTGTGGAGAAGCGCATTGTG AGACTAGACGATGTACAAGAGTTTCTTAAGGTCCCAAAACGTGAGTTAAAGAGTCGGCAAGTGAAGATTCATCTTGGTTCATTGTCACAACATGTACAGAACTGGGAAGAGGTTCAAACCACACTAAAAGGAACCAGTTTCGAAAACTTCTTACGCCAagatttttaa